The Echinicola rosea genome has a segment encoding these proteins:
- a CDS encoding ammonium transporter, whose translation MKWSFNDLAQVSTDALAQGADLSADITQNLLTTNNVWMMLSTALVFIMHLGFAGVEAGFGQAKNTVNILFKNTVTPIIGIVTYAICGFFLMYPGFDVPGWFGFDGAGWSMFWFAPENADVSADYAGAGYTYWTDFLFQAMFAATAATIVSGAIAERVKLGAYLLFTIIYVGIVYPIIGSWKWGGGMLDSWGFYDFAGSTLVHSVGGWGALAGVILVGPRIGKYVNGKTVDKPGASVPLAVIGVFLLWLGWFGFNGGSVLSADPALVSFVLVTTSLAACAGGLGGFLAGYFVFKRLDLGMVLNGILAGLVGITAGADVINPGPALIVGFVAGILVVMSAVILDKMHLDDVVGAVSVHLTCGIWGTLAVGIFSTNPDHSFLTQLTGVAICGITAFICAFVIFYVLKVTVGIRVSEEHEKTGLDSHEHGIRGYTIVYDE comes from the coding sequence ATGAAATGGAGTTTTAATGACCTCGCTCAAGTGAGCACCGATGCTTTAGCACAAGGAGCAGATCTCTCAGCTGACATCACCCAAAACCTACTCACTACTAACAACGTGTGGATGATGCTATCCACCGCACTCGTATTTATCATGCACCTGGGTTTTGCAGGTGTGGAAGCCGGTTTTGGCCAAGCCAAAAACACGGTAAACATTCTATTCAAAAACACGGTGACTCCTATTATAGGAATTGTCACTTACGCGATTTGCGGATTTTTTCTGATGTATCCTGGATTTGACGTACCGGGATGGTTCGGATTTGACGGTGCCGGCTGGAGCATGTTCTGGTTTGCCCCTGAGAATGCTGATGTATCTGCCGACTATGCAGGTGCAGGTTACACCTATTGGACAGATTTCTTGTTTCAGGCGATGTTTGCCGCCACTGCAGCGACTATCGTATCGGGAGCCATTGCCGAGCGTGTAAAGCTGGGCGCCTACCTACTCTTTACCATCATATATGTAGGGATCGTCTACCCAATTATCGGAAGCTGGAAATGGGGCGGAGGTATGCTCGACAGCTGGGGATTCTACGATTTTGCAGGTTCCACGCTCGTCCACTCCGTAGGTGGCTGGGGAGCCCTTGCTGGTGTGATCTTGGTAGGACCACGTATTGGTAAATACGTAAACGGCAAGACCGTGGATAAGCCAGGCGCCAGTGTACCATTGGCCGTCATCGGGGTATTCTTGCTATGGTTAGGCTGGTTCGGCTTTAACGGTGGCTCCGTACTTTCTGCAGACCCTGCGTTGGTATCCTTTGTATTGGTGACCACTTCCCTTGCAGCTTGTGCAGGTGGACTGGGAGGCTTCTTGGCAGGTTACTTTGTATTCAAAAGACTGGACTTGGGAATGGTGCTTAACGGTATTCTTGCCGGACTGGTAGGCATCACCGCTGGCGCTGACGTAATCAACCCGGGCCCAGCACTCATCGTCGGTTTTGTAGCCGGTATCCTGGTAGTAATGTCTGCAGTAATACTTGACAAAATGCACTTGGATGATGTAGTAGGTGCCGTTTCGGTTCACCTTACCTGCGGTATCTGGGGAACCCTTGCCGTAGGCATCTTCTCCACCAACCCTGATCACAGCTTTTTGACACAGCTCACCGGCGTGGCCATCTGTGGCATCACCGCCTTCATCTGTGCCTTCGTCATCTTCTATGTACTGAAAGTAACCGTTGGTATCCGCGTGTCCGAAGAACATGAAAAAACCGGCCTGGATTCCCACGAGCACGGCATCAGAGGCTACACGATCGTGTACGACGAATAG
- a CDS encoding porin — MKKLQLLIVLLCLGSLSTVMAQDLSKVSISGSVDAYYRANFNAPNKELPDGSFVAPATSFANRPGFALGMANIITAYEGEKIGFVADLVFGPRGTDAVFNSTGSSNIVNQLYMYWNVSDAVTFTFGNFNTFLGYEVISPAANFNYSTSYMFSYGPFSHTGLKADIALSDNWSLMAAVMNPTDYTEFNWAGTYTGGLQLGYENDNGGAWLNFLYGDQDGKLDEDYPLTMGQASGGSTFQVDLTTGFDVSEMVYLGLNATYNTTAAGESFNGTDIVDEDGDGYGFYGVAGYVQASTSDRFSLGLRGEYFNVFNNGLDGVVGLDTDGDGSVFAVTLSGNYKVVENFTLIPEVRLDSMSEEDYFVNNELAGSKSLSSFMLAAVFSF, encoded by the coding sequence ATGAAAAAACTTCAACTACTAATTGTATTGTTATGTCTAGGTTCTCTTTCCACAGTGATGGCACAGGACCTATCCAAAGTCAGCATCTCAGGATCCGTAGATGCTTATTATAGAGCCAATTTCAATGCTCCTAACAAAGAATTGCCTGACGGTTCTTTCGTGGCACCAGCCACTTCATTTGCCAATAGACCAGGTTTTGCACTGGGCATGGCGAATATCATCACCGCTTACGAAGGCGAAAAAATAGGTTTCGTAGCCGATTTGGTCTTTGGTCCACGGGGTACAGACGCGGTCTTCAACTCTACCGGCAGCTCCAATATCGTCAACCAACTGTACATGTACTGGAATGTCAGTGATGCGGTCACCTTTACTTTCGGTAACTTCAATACCTTCCTTGGCTATGAGGTGATTTCTCCTGCTGCCAACTTCAACTATTCCACTTCATACATGTTCTCCTACGGTCCTTTCTCCCACACTGGACTGAAAGCAGATATCGCCCTGAGCGATAACTGGTCACTGATGGCTGCTGTAATGAACCCTACTGACTATACAGAATTCAACTGGGCAGGCACTTACACTGGTGGTTTACAACTTGGATACGAAAATGACAATGGAGGCGCTTGGTTAAACTTCCTTTATGGCGACCAAGATGGTAAATTGGACGAAGATTACCCCCTTACCATGGGCCAAGCATCAGGCGGAAGTACTTTCCAAGTCGACCTGACCACAGGTTTTGATGTATCCGAAATGGTTTATCTTGGTCTAAACGCCACTTACAACACTACTGCTGCCGGAGAAAGCTTCAATGGAACCGACATCGTAGATGAAGATGGTGATGGCTATGGCTTCTATGGTGTAGCCGGTTATGTACAGGCTTCCACTTCCGATAGATTCTCCCTAGGACTTCGTGGTGAATATTTTAATGTATTTAACAACGGCTTGGATGGTGTAGTAGGACTTGACACCGATGGTGACGGAAGCGTGTTTGCAGTAACCCTGTCAGGAAACTATAAAGTAGTAGAAAACTTTACCCTTATTCCAGAAGTAAGACTGGACTCCATGTCAGAAGAAGATTACTTTGTAAACAATGAACTTGCAGGTTCTAAAAGTTTGTCTTCATTCATGCTGGCAGCCGTATTCTCTTTCTAA
- a CDS encoding RluA family pseudouridine synthase, which translates to MAKQPFTVVYEDNHLLVVNKHAGVLVQGDHTGDKTLTDYCKEYVAKKYDKPGAVFLHPVHRIDRPVSGLVVFARTSKALERMMVLFKKREVHKVYWAIVKKRPKEEIGKLTHYLKKDENRNVTTAYDKEAEGSKRAELDYKRLGKLNDHWLVEVRPKTGRPHQIRVQLAAMGCPIRGDLRYGFSKPNPDASINLHAFHLIFVHPVKKEKLYLRAALPEEAFWEQYLDFEKVKAQDQHLGNTFSG; encoded by the coding sequence ATGGCAAAGCAACCGTTCACAGTAGTATATGAAGATAATCACCTTTTGGTGGTAAATAAACATGCCGGAGTCCTCGTCCAAGGTGACCATACAGGGGATAAAACGTTGACAGATTACTGTAAGGAGTATGTTGCCAAAAAATACGACAAGCCTGGGGCAGTGTTTCTACATCCAGTCCACCGAATAGACCGGCCAGTCAGCGGGTTGGTGGTTTTTGCCCGTACGTCCAAGGCACTGGAGCGAATGATGGTGCTTTTTAAAAAACGGGAGGTTCACAAGGTGTATTGGGCCATTGTGAAAAAGCGTCCGAAAGAGGAAATCGGTAAGCTGACCCATTACCTTAAAAAAGATGAAAACCGAAATGTGACCACTGCTTATGATAAAGAAGCGGAGGGTTCCAAACGTGCCGAGCTGGATTACAAGCGACTTGGCAAGTTGAATGACCACTGGTTGGTGGAGGTGCGCCCCAAGACCGGTCGTCCACACCAGATCAGGGTGCAGTTGGCAGCGATGGGCTGTCCTATCCGTGGCGATCTGCGTTATGGTTTCTCCAAGCCCAATCCAGATGCAAGTATCAACTTACATGCATTTCACTTGATTTTCGTCCATCCTGTAAAGAAAGAGAAACTCTATCTGAGAGCTGCACTTCCTGAAGAAGCATTCTGGGAGCAATATTTGGATTTTGAAAAGGTAAAGGCACAGGACCAACACCTTGGAAATACGTTTAGTGGATAA
- a CDS encoding peptide chain release factor 3 produces MSLTKEIQRRKTFGIISHPDAGKTTLTEKLLLFGGAIKTAGAVKSNKIDTHAKSDWMEIEKQRGISVATSVMGFEYKGTKINLLDTPGHQDFAEDTYRTLTAVDSVIMVIDCVKGVEIQTEKLMEVCRMRKTPVICFINKLDREGRDPYDLLDEVEDKLNIKVRPLSWPISMGKTFKGVYNLYNRSLNLFRPSQRKLSDDIMAIEDLSDAKLEDLVGDNNASQLREDVELIEGVYPEFDKNAYLNGEIAPVFFGSAVNNFGVQEMLDTFIDIAPSPKSRHADEREVSPDEDKFSGFVFKIHANMDPNHRNRIAFLRICSGKFERNKPYKSMRAPKPLRFSNVTSFMAQDKEIIEEAFPGDIVGLYDTGNLKIGDSLSDGERLTFRGIPSFSPEIFREVINKDAMKTKQLEKGLKQLMEEGVAQLFTFDMGSRKVIGTVGQLQFEVIQFRLKNEYNATVEFAPMNLYKACWISSKDKKQLDEFVRSKNRHIAYDKDGKLVFMAESRAWLQMVQDNYPDIEFHFTSEF; encoded by the coding sequence ATGAGTTTGACCAAGGAGATTCAGAGAAGAAAAACATTTGGAATCATTTCCCACCCTGATGCAGGAAAGACGACGTTGACAGAAAAGCTGTTGCTTTTTGGTGGTGCGATCAAAACCGCTGGGGCAGTAAAATCCAATAAGATCGATACCCATGCCAAATCCGACTGGATGGAAATCGAGAAACAACGGGGTATCTCGGTAGCCACCTCCGTGATGGGATTTGAATACAAAGGCACCAAAATCAATCTGCTCGATACACCTGGGCACCAAGACTTTGCAGAAGATACTTACCGTACGTTGACTGCCGTGGACAGTGTGATCATGGTGATCGACTGTGTCAAGGGCGTGGAGATCCAAACCGAAAAGCTGATGGAGGTCTGTCGGATGCGGAAGACACCGGTGATCTGTTTTATCAACAAACTCGACCGTGAAGGCCGTGATCCCTATGATCTTTTGGATGAAGTGGAGGATAAGCTCAATATCAAGGTAAGGCCACTCTCATGGCCGATCTCCATGGGGAAAACGTTTAAAGGAGTCTATAACCTTTACAATAGATCACTTAACCTTTTCCGTCCTTCCCAGCGTAAGCTTTCTGACGATATCATGGCTATTGAAGACCTGTCGGATGCGAAGTTGGAAGACTTGGTGGGCGATAATAATGCCAGCCAGCTTCGGGAAGATGTGGAATTAATAGAAGGTGTCTATCCTGAATTTGATAAAAATGCTTACCTGAATGGGGAGATTGCTCCGGTGTTCTTTGGTTCGGCGGTAAATAATTTTGGTGTTCAGGAGATGTTGGATACTTTTATTGACATCGCTCCCTCGCCTAAGAGCCGACATGCCGACGAGCGTGAGGTGAGTCCAGATGAGGATAAGTTCAGTGGTTTTGTCTTTAAAATCCACGCAAACATGGATCCTAACCACCGTAACAGGATTGCGTTTTTGAGGATCTGTTCAGGGAAATTTGAACGAAACAAACCCTACAAGAGCATGCGGGCACCGAAGCCACTCCGGTTTTCCAATGTGACTTCTTTTATGGCGCAGGATAAGGAAATTATCGAAGAGGCCTTTCCCGGTGATATCGTGGGCTTATATGATACCGGCAACCTGAAGATCGGTGATTCACTTTCCGATGGGGAGCGCTTGACCTTTAGGGGCATCCCTAGTTTTTCACCTGAGATTTTTAGGGAGGTGATCAATAAGGATGCGATGAAAACCAAGCAGCTCGAAAAGGGTCTGAAGCAATTAATGGAAGAGGGAGTAGCCCAGCTGTTTACCTTTGATATGGGATCGCGCAAGGTTATCGGGACTGTGGGACAACTTCAGTTTGAAGTGATCCAATTCCGGTTAAAGAATGAATATAATGCCACGGTAGAATTTGCTCCCATGAACCTTTATAAGGCATGCTGGATCAGTAGCAAGGACAAGAAGCAGCTGGATGAGTTTGTGCGGTCAAAGAACCGGCACATTGCTTATGATAAAGATGGTAAACTGGTGTTTATGGCAGAGTCCAGGGCTTGGCTTCAGATGGTCCAGGACAATTATCCTGATATCGAATTCCACTTTACATCAGAATTCTAA
- a CDS encoding sensor histidine kinase — MRNKFQDLATLDLYQNRGKVKWIIFIASLIISIGSIYYTNTLVSELKEREKKQITLYANAMEYVANNSDNLTFIHQGIIQENHNIPVIVADAFGNPSEQYRNITFKKNATEADIEEKLRSEVLRMKMDYEPIQILDNQYLYYTNSELLTRLKYYPYVQLSVILVFGVLAFAVFNQSKIAEQNRVWAGLTKETAHQLGTPIASLMAWIDYLKNSPVWDENKEVIVELDKDVSKLRMVTERFSNIGSAPVIKQENVYSVIEEAVSYLRPRVSSKVSIDLSSDAEDVDAMMNRSLFEWVVENICKNAVDAMKGQGQININIVKESEQFVHVDITDTGKGMDKSMFKRVFNPGFTTRQRGWGLGLTLAKRIIEGYHRGRIFVHQSEPGKGTTFRIVLRGANESSSEFKVDRDPFLD; from the coding sequence ATGAGGAATAAATTTCAAGATCTGGCCACGCTGGATTTATATCAAAATAGGGGCAAGGTTAAATGGATTATCTTTATTGCCTCTTTGATCATTAGTATTGGTTCGATCTATTATACCAATACCTTGGTCAGTGAGCTTAAGGAGCGGGAAAAAAAGCAGATTACACTCTATGCCAATGCCATGGAGTATGTGGCAAACAATTCCGATAACCTTACTTTTATCCACCAAGGCATTATTCAGGAGAACCATAACATCCCGGTGATCGTGGCAGATGCTTTTGGCAATCCCTCTGAGCAGTACAGAAATATTACCTTCAAGAAGAATGCTACAGAAGCTGATATCGAGGAGAAGCTCCGGTCAGAGGTGCTGCGGATGAAGATGGACTATGAGCCTATTCAGATATTGGACAACCAGTACCTGTATTATACAAATTCAGAATTGCTGACACGGCTAAAGTATTATCCCTATGTGCAGCTTTCGGTGATTTTGGTATTTGGTGTGTTGGCATTTGCGGTGTTTAACCAGTCAAAGATCGCGGAGCAAAATCGAGTATGGGCAGGGCTTACCAAGGAGACTGCCCATCAGTTAGGTACGCCAATAGCTTCCCTGATGGCTTGGATCGATTATTTGAAAAATTCTCCGGTCTGGGACGAAAACAAGGAAGTCATCGTGGAGCTGGACAAAGATGTGTCAAAGCTGCGGATGGTTACAGAGCGGTTTAGCAATATCGGCAGTGCTCCGGTAATCAAACAGGAAAATGTCTATTCCGTCATCGAGGAGGCAGTGAGTTACCTGAGGCCAAGGGTTTCCAGCAAAGTGAGCATTGACCTAAGCAGTGATGCTGAGGATGTGGACGCGATGATGAACCGATCGCTTTTTGAGTGGGTGGTGGAAAATATCTGCAAAAATGCCGTGGACGCGATGAAGGGTCAGGGTCAGATCAATATTAATATTGTTAAGGAAAGCGAGCAATTTGTCCATGTGGATATAACCGATACCGGAAAAGGTATGGACAAGAGCATGTTTAAGCGAGTTTTTAATCCAGGTTTTACCACCCGGCAACGTGGCTGGGGGCTGGGGCTGACACTTGCCAAGCGGATTATAGAAGGTTATCACCGTGGAAGAATTTTTGTTCATCAATCTGAGCCAGGAAAAGGGACGACCTTTAGGATAGTCCTTCGGGGAGCTAATGAGAGCTCTTCGGAGTTTAAAGTGGATCGTGACCCATTTTTAGACTGA
- a CDS encoding Dps family protein — protein MATNEIGLKVKDSKVLSAKLNKLLANYEIYYQNLRNFHWNVSGPNFFELHAKFEELYNAANEAIDETAERILTLGERPLSSFAEYIEEAAIKEAKNVADPKSMVENVRDNLNTLLSLERETLEIASSQGDEGTVTLMSDYITSKEKVVWMLSAYLK, from the coding sequence ATGGCAACTAACGAAATTGGATTAAAAGTAAAAGATAGCAAAGTCCTATCCGCCAAACTCAATAAACTGCTGGCAAACTACGAAATCTATTACCAAAACCTCAGGAACTTTCACTGGAATGTCTCCGGCCCTAACTTCTTTGAGCTTCACGCCAAATTCGAAGAATTGTACAATGCAGCAAATGAAGCCATAGACGAAACGGCCGAAAGGATCCTGACCTTGGGCGAAAGACCTTTGAGTTCATTCGCAGAATATATCGAAGAAGCGGCCATCAAGGAGGCCAAAAATGTAGCAGATCCTAAAAGCATGGTGGAAAATGTCAGGGACAACCTCAACACACTCCTAAGCCTAGAAAGGGAAACATTAGAAATCGCCAGTTCACAAGGAGATGAAGGCACCGTCACCCTGATGAGTGACTACATCACATCAAAGGAAAAAGTGGTTTGGATGCTTTCTGCTTATCTCAAATAA
- a CDS encoding ABC transporter permease → MSKVFLVIKREYLARVRKKSFLLATLITPLIFPAILGVFLWISLSDEGGDALKIIEVVDESDRFFIESNGEYAFSYSSLPQEEAKQLVQNGDRFGFLYIPKVEVDSPEGIRFYSKKTPSVGLVGDLEERLSNRIGEIRLYELGIDPKVIRNIKTPVSIRSITLEEGGNEKVANAGVNYGLGFFLGILIYTFIFVYGTQIMQGVIEEKSSRIIEILVSSIKPFQLMLGKIIGIGAVGLTQFLIWIVLISTVSAVVMGYFGMQMPQQQALEMANPEAAQTMMQSSEMMQVFQVIQGIDFVELVLTFLFYFLGGYLLYGAFFAAIGAAVDSPGDAQQFMFPVTIPLIASYFGLFIFVLDDPESNVSFWLSVIPFTSPISMVGRASFGIPLFDLAVSMVLLIIGFLFTTWVAAKIYRIGILVHGTKVNYKMLWKWIRQNN, encoded by the coding sequence ATGAGCAAGGTTTTTTTGGTGATCAAGCGGGAGTACCTGGCCAGGGTCAGAAAGAAATCGTTTTTACTTGCTACGCTAATAACTCCACTGATTTTCCCGGCGATACTGGGCGTGTTTTTGTGGATTTCGCTGAGTGATGAAGGAGGAGACGCTTTGAAGATCATAGAGGTGGTTGATGAAAGCGACCGGTTTTTTATAGAAAGCAATGGAGAATATGCTTTTTCCTATTCCTCTCTACCACAAGAAGAAGCCAAGCAGCTTGTCCAAAATGGTGATCGCTTCGGTTTTTTGTATATCCCAAAGGTAGAGGTGGATTCACCTGAAGGTATTCGTTTCTATTCCAAAAAGACGCCAAGTGTCGGTTTGGTGGGGGACTTGGAGGAGAGGCTGAGCAATCGGATAGGAGAAATAAGGCTATATGAACTTGGGATCGATCCAAAAGTAATCAGAAACATCAAAACTCCGGTTTCCATCAGGTCCATTACCTTAGAGGAAGGAGGCAATGAAAAAGTGGCCAATGCAGGGGTGAATTACGGTTTGGGTTTTTTTCTGGGGATTTTGATTTATACGTTCATTTTTGTTTATGGAACCCAAATCATGCAGGGGGTCATCGAAGAAAAATCCAGTAGGATTATCGAAATACTTGTCTCATCCATAAAGCCTTTTCAGCTAATGCTGGGCAAGATCATCGGTATAGGAGCCGTGGGACTGACCCAATTTCTGATATGGATAGTGCTTATTTCTACAGTATCTGCAGTGGTGATGGGTTATTTTGGTATGCAAATGCCTCAGCAGCAGGCGCTGGAAATGGCAAATCCCGAAGCTGCCCAGACGATGATGCAATCCAGTGAGATGATGCAAGTGTTTCAGGTGATACAAGGGATTGACTTTGTGGAGTTGGTGCTTACATTTCTGTTTTATTTTCTTGGGGGGTATTTGCTGTACGGGGCTTTTTTTGCGGCTATTGGTGCTGCAGTAGATTCACCTGGAGATGCCCAGCAGTTTATGTTTCCAGTGACCATCCCGTTGATAGCGAGTTACTTTGGTTTGTTTATATTTGTGCTTGACGATCCAGAAAGCAATGTGAGCTTTTGGTTGTCCGTGATTCCATTTACCTCGCCGATTTCGATGGTGGGGCGTGCGAGTTTTGGGATTCCATTATTTGATTTGGCAGTGTCCATGGTGCTGCTCATAATAGGGTTCTTGTTTACCACTTGGGTTGCCGCAAAGATCTACCGTATTGGCATTTTGGTTCATGGCACCAAAGTAAATTACAAAATGCTCTGGAAGTGGATCAGACAAAACAACTAA
- a CDS encoding ABC transporter ATP-binding protein, with amino-acid sequence MDILKIDGLNKRYGEQPALTDVDLAVPEGGVFGLLGPNGAGKTTLIRIINQIIDGDSGAVYLKGEPLSPKHIKSIGYLPEERGLYKRMKVGDQLIYFARLKGLSGYDAKTKVSGWLKKLDIQAWSEKKIEDLSKGMAQKVQFIATVIHDPEILILDEPFSGFDPVNAEVIKNEMLALKEKGTTVMLSTHRMESVELLCDHIAMINKSHKVLDGPLSQIKEQSRSNVFKVKFQGSDIILPERCFNRKLAYGITSFEVKLDSDSPNDLLREMMGYGEVVGFEERLPTIEEIFIQKVKDNEQ; translated from the coding sequence TTGGATATTCTTAAAATAGATGGATTAAATAAACGCTACGGCGAACAGCCAGCTCTTACTGACGTGGATTTGGCTGTGCCTGAAGGAGGCGTTTTTGGCCTGCTCGGGCCCAACGGTGCTGGAAAAACGACCTTGATCCGGATCATCAATCAAATTATTGACGGTGATAGTGGCGCAGTTTACCTCAAAGGGGAGCCGTTAAGTCCCAAGCATATCAAGAGTATCGGATACCTCCCGGAAGAGCGCGGTCTTTACAAAAGAATGAAAGTGGGTGACCAGCTGATTTACTTTGCCCGGTTAAAGGGGCTGAGTGGGTATGATGCAAAGACAAAGGTGAGTGGTTGGCTGAAGAAACTGGACATTCAAGCATGGTCGGAAAAGAAGATAGAAGACCTGTCAAAGGGCATGGCCCAAAAAGTGCAGTTCATCGCCACGGTGATCCACGATCCGGAGATTTTGATTCTGGATGAGCCTTTTTCGGGTTTTGACCCGGTCAATGCGGAAGTCATCAAAAACGAGATGTTGGCTCTGAAGGAAAAGGGCACCACTGTGATGCTGAGCACACACCGGATGGAGTCTGTGGAGCTGTTATGTGACCATATTGCCATGATCAATAAATCCCATAAAGTACTGGACGGCCCCCTTTCGCAGATAAAAGAGCAATCCCGATCCAATGTGTTTAAGGTGAAATTTCAGGGAAGTGACATCATTCTTCCGGAGAGGTGCTTTAACCGTAAATTAGCGTATGGAATAACGTCTTTTGAGGTGAAGCTGGATAGTGACTCACCAAATGACCTCTTGCGGGAGATGATGGGGTATGGAGAAGTGGTGGGTTTCGAGGAACGGCTTCCTACGATTGAGGAAATTTTTATTCAAAAAGTAAAAGATAACGAACAATGA